From one Armatimonadota bacterium genomic stretch:
- the ahcY gene encoding adenosylhomocysteinase, whose amino-acid sequence MVKHDVKDLSLAPKGKLRIEWAEQFMPVLRLIRARFEKEKPLEGITLVACLHITTETANLARTLKAGGARLALCASNPLSTQDDCAASLVVDYEIPTFAIKGEDRETYYRHIQSALDFGPNITMDDGADTVSVIHSERTELQENIIGGTEETTTGVIRLRAMERDGVLRYPIIAVNDANTKHLFDNRYGTGQSTIDGILRATNILYAGSVFVVAGYGWCGRGVAMRASGMGARVIVTEVNPLRALEAVMDGYEVMPIAEAAKIGDIFCTLTGDIHVIREEHFLSMKDGAIVANSGHFNVELDLDALARIATARRKIRDFVEEFTLPNGKRIFVLGEGRLINLAAAEGHPAVVMDMSFANQALSVEYLVKHAKELERKVYPVPQEIDMEVARLKLDAMGVKIDVLTPEQEKYLTSWEEGT is encoded by the coding sequence ATGGTCAAGCATGATGTAAAAGATCTAAGTCTCGCGCCAAAGGGTAAGCTGCGAATTGAATGGGCTGAGCAATTTATGCCCGTCCTTAGACTAATAAGGGCAAGGTTTGAAAAGGAAAAGCCACTCGAGGGCATCACTCTCGTTGCATGCCTTCATATCACTACCGAGACGGCGAATCTTGCCCGAACGCTCAAAGCAGGTGGTGCGAGACTCGCCCTTTGTGCTTCAAATCCGCTTTCCACTCAGGATGATTGTGCGGCATCATTAGTTGTGGATTACGAGATTCCTACGTTTGCAATAAAAGGCGAGGATAGGGAGACATACTATCGCCATATTCAATCGGCGCTCGACTTTGGGCCAAACATAACAATGGATGACGGCGCAGACACAGTTTCTGTAATCCACTCCGAAAGGACCGAATTGCAAGAAAATATCATTGGTGGCACAGAAGAGACGACAACCGGCGTCATTCGGTTGCGGGCGATGGAGCGTGATGGCGTTCTTCGCTATCCGATAATTGCTGTAAATGATGCAAACACGAAGCATCTTTTTGACAACCGGTATGGCACCGGCCAAAGTACAATCGACGGCATCCTGCGCGCGACAAACATTCTCTACGCTGGTTCGGTCTTCGTCGTTGCAGGTTATGGCTGGTGTGGACGAGGAGTAGCAATGCGGGCAAGCGGAATGGGAGCCCGAGTAATCGTTACTGAGGTCAATCCTCTTCGAGCGCTTGAGGCTGTTATGGATGGTTACGAGGTCATGCCGATTGCCGAAGCAGCCAAAATTGGAGACATCTTTTGCACACTTACCGGAGATATCCATGTCATTCGTGAAGAACACTTCCTTTCTATGAAAGACGGTGCTATCGTCGCCAATTCCGGCCACTTCAACGTTGAGCTCGACCTTGATGCACTTGCGCGGATTGCGACGGCCCGCCGAAAGATACGTGACTTCGTCGAGGAATTCACGCTTCCAAATGGAAAGCGCATTTTCGTGCTAGGCGAGGGCCGCCTCATTAACTTAGCAGCAGCCGAAGGACATCCAGCGGTTGTTATGGACATGAGCTTTGCAAATCAGGCGCTTTCCGTTGAATATCTAGTTAAACATGCCAAGGAACTCGAACGGAAGGTTTACCCCGTGCCGCAGGAAATTGATATGGAGGTTGCCCGCCTAAAGCTCGATGCAATGGGAGTAAAAATTGACGTACTGACTCCTGAACAAGAGAAATATTTAACCTCATGGGAGGAGGGCACATAA